From one Paenibacillus sp. FSL K6-1330 genomic stretch:
- a CDS encoding TPM domain-containing protein: MRRRYVLGAVLFFLVAYLMVPALMVKAADDKPLIFDEANLLSPEEREELNAMANEYGAERETDFMILTVNSVPNDDYETWTENFYDEYAPGYDKSHGNTVILTIVMSARDGSRNVHLEGYYKAEKYLDSGRLTKIRNKITPDLSRGNYKQAFEKYIKTAHRYMGFEPDMNPDNILFNLWFQLGSAAAIGAIAVGVMAYRSGGRVTVNSRTYEDTSTSGILNQQDRYVRTTVTKQKIERNTSSGSGGGGGGSVSSGGHSHSSSSGKF; this comes from the coding sequence GTGAGAAGAAGATATGTATTAGGTGCTGTTTTGTTCTTCCTGGTTGCCTATTTGATGGTTCCGGCCTTGATGGTCAAAGCTGCAGATGATAAGCCATTGATCTTTGATGAAGCCAATCTGCTCAGTCCGGAAGAACGAGAAGAGCTGAATGCCATGGCTAATGAGTATGGCGCCGAGCGCGAGACAGACTTTATGATACTTACGGTTAACAGCGTTCCGAATGACGATTATGAGACATGGACGGAAAACTTTTACGATGAGTACGCCCCCGGGTATGATAAGTCGCACGGCAATACCGTTATTTTGACCATAGTAATGAGTGCTCGTGACGGTTCTCGTAACGTGCATCTGGAAGGTTATTATAAAGCTGAGAAGTATCTCGATTCCGGGAGACTGACCAAAATACGCAACAAGATTACGCCCGATTTATCGAGAGGTAATTATAAGCAGGCGTTTGAAAAATACATCAAAACCGCTCATCGTTACATGGGCTTTGAGCCGGACATGAACCCGGATAATATTCTGTTTAATCTTTGGTTTCAACTGGGATCTGCCGCTGCCATCGGCGCTATCGCCGTGGGTGTCATGGCTTACCGTTCTGGAGGACGGGTGACTGTCAATTCTCGCACCTATGAGGATACCAGCACATCGGGGATACTGAACCAGCAGGACCGTTATGTTAGAACAACGGTAACGAAGCAGAAGATCGAGCGAAACACGAGCAGCGGCTCAGGCGGCGGAGGCGGTGGCAGCGTCAGCAGTGGCGGACATTCGCATAGCAGCAGCAGCGGGAAATTTTAA
- a CDS encoding SPFH domain-containing protein has protein sequence MGFFKNQFSNVVEWEEFRDDMIFWKWSNREIKKGSKLVIRSGQDAIFVNNGKIEGIFEDEGVYNIDSDIIPFLSTLKGFKFGFNSGMRVEVLFVNTKEFTVRWGTQNPVLIPTPQLPGGMPIRANGTFNFKVNDYVTLIDRIAGMKESYLVDDVKIRITSVLDQLLMKWISREGKDMFNLQANASEIARGIREDLDMEVMDNGITITGFQVMSFNYPKEIQDMITKTASHEMIGNLQKYQQVSMTDGIASGKVQGGGAASDMAGMMMGMNMANEMMKNMNQNQNQNNSNQSQQPPAAKEPSAPAAASASEGGKKPNFCPNCGAKNEGANFCPNCGQKLG, from the coding sequence ATGGGATTTTTCAAGAACCAATTCTCTAATGTCGTGGAATGGGAAGAGTTTAGGGACGATATGATTTTCTGGAAATGGAGCAACCGGGAGATTAAAAAAGGAAGTAAGCTGGTCATCCGCTCCGGTCAAGACGCGATTTTTGTCAATAATGGCAAGATCGAGGGGATTTTTGAGGATGAAGGCGTATATAACATCGACTCGGATATCATTCCGTTTCTTTCTACTTTAAAGGGATTTAAATTTGGCTTTAACAGTGGCATGCGCGTGGAAGTACTGTTCGTGAACACGAAGGAATTCACCGTCAGATGGGGGACGCAGAATCCAGTCCTCATTCCGACGCCGCAGCTTCCGGGCGGTATGCCGATCCGTGCCAACGGCACGTTCAATTTTAAAGTGAATGATTATGTGACGCTGATCGACAGAATCGCCGGGATGAAAGAGAGCTATCTTGTGGACGACGTCAAGATCCGGATCACTTCGGTGCTCGATCAATTGTTGATGAAATGGATCAGTCGCGAAGGCAAGGACATGTTTAATCTGCAGGCGAATGCCTCTGAAATCGCGAGAGGGATTCGAGAAGACCTGGACATGGAAGTGATGGACAACGGAATAACGATCACCGGCTTCCAGGTGATGAGTTTCAACTATCCGAAGGAAATTCAGGATATGATCACCAAGACGGCTTCCCATGAAATGATCGGCAATCTGCAAAAATACCAGCAGGTCAGCATGACGGATGGGATTGCATCCGGCAAGGTGCAAGGCGGCGGTGCGGCTTCGGATATGGCCGGCATGATGATGGGAATGAACATGGCTAATGAAATGATGAAAAATATGAATCAGAACCAGAACCAAAACAATTCGAATCAAAGCCAACAGCCTCCGGCTGCGAAGGAGCCATCCGCCCCGGCGGCTGCATCCGCTTCCGAAGGAGGCAAGAAGCCCAATTTCTGCCCGAACTGCGGCGCAAAGAATGAAGGGGCGAACTTCTGTCCGAATTGTGGGCAGAAGCTGGGTTAA
- a CDS encoding extracellular solute-binding protein, which yields MSIKSRKQWLFVVVLVFVVLLTGCTRGGGNSADEPKPEPQMAVTEQEDEQPKSGEEQQAPEEEQTIDMQGKPVRVISWGYAGGEKGTEAGEQRIALEQELEKKYNTKFQFEQIPWGDIQDKITASIVAGEPIADVFLLERYRAFPAMVQKDFLQPIDGILDINNEKWPAEMRMTGSFDGKVYGFSTAVGGGGGIYYNKAILKKEGLPDPQELHEKGEWNWDTFLDIAKKSTKDTNGDGKIDQYGLALTSVNFVPAFIASNDGDVTKVVDGKLAFTGDDENAMEALRFYSDLSNVHKVVKPNQTDNWEDYINAFNEGIVAMRYGEGWEGGGIQTNLGNDYGFIFIPKGPKATAYHNAMQPTLWFVPKGANPDAVRIYAEYLLGYMPKEGELDAWTESLFADQKSLDNYMEMGKIMKPKDWEGIPNFGQEIRKVWDNIGAGKETPETGMKSVRPVLEGLLDAAQ from the coding sequence ATGAGTATTAAAAGCAGGAAGCAATGGCTTTTCGTTGTTGTGCTTGTTTTCGTTGTTCTCTTGACGGGGTGCACAAGGGGCGGAGGGAATTCCGCCGACGAGCCGAAGCCGGAACCTCAGATGGCCGTGACAGAGCAGGAGGATGAGCAGCCAAAGAGCGGGGAAGAGCAGCAGGCGCCTGAGGAGGAGCAAACGATTGACATGCAGGGAAAACCGGTGCGCGTCATATCGTGGGGCTATGCCGGAGGCGAGAAGGGCACAGAAGCAGGTGAGCAGCGAATCGCCCTCGAGCAGGAATTGGAAAAGAAGTACAATACAAAGTTTCAATTCGAGCAGATTCCCTGGGGTGATATCCAGGATAAGATTACAGCGTCCATCGTAGCCGGCGAGCCGATCGCGGATGTCTTCCTGCTGGAGCGGTATCGGGCATTCCCTGCGATGGTGCAGAAGGATTTCCTGCAGCCGATTGATGGCATTCTGGATATTAACAACGAAAAGTGGCCTGCTGAAATGCGGATGACCGGCAGCTTCGATGGCAAAGTGTACGGCTTCTCGACGGCTGTAGGCGGCGGGGGCGGCATTTATTACAACAAGGCGATATTGAAGAAGGAGGGTTTACCAGATCCACAAGAGCTGCATGAGAAAGGGGAGTGGAATTGGGATACGTTTCTGGATATAGCGAAGAAGTCGACCAAGGATACAAACGGTGACGGGAAAATTGACCAGTACGGGCTGGCGCTTACCTCAGTAAACTTCGTACCGGCATTTATCGCGTCGAATGACGGAGACGTGACAAAGGTGGTCGACGGTAAGCTGGCGTTCACCGGGGACGACGAAAATGCGATGGAAGCGCTGCGGTTTTATAGCGATTTGAGTAATGTGCACAAAGTCGTCAAGCCGAACCAGACTGACAATTGGGAAGATTACATCAACGCCTTCAACGAAGGCATCGTCGCGATGCGGTATGGAGAAGGTTGGGAGGGAGGCGGTATTCAGACGAACCTGGGGAATGATTACGGCTTCATCTTCATTCCGAAAGGGCCGAAAGCGACCGCTTACCACAACGCGATGCAGCCGACGCTCTGGTTCGTGCCGAAGGGTGCGAATCCGGATGCTGTCCGCATCTACGCCGAGTACCTGCTCGGCTACATGCCGAAGGAGGGGGAGTTGGACGCTTGGACGGAATCGCTGTTTGCCGATCAGAAGAGCCTCGACAACTACATGGAGATGGGAAAAATTATGAAGCCGAAGGATTGGGAGGGAATCCCTAACTTTGGTCAGGAAATCCGCAAGGTCTGGGATAATATCGGTGCAGGCAAGGAAACGCCGGAAACGGGCATGAAGAGCGTACGTCCGGTGCTGGAAGGGCTGCTCGATGCAGCGCAGTAA
- a CDS encoding extracellular solute-binding protein gives MRVRAIWKRSLLAVLCGVLGWATLLLLPDGSFAPLAATDAAVKTVSPEEAFEGKEGSYARYLQDHADERLPSDEIRIEAERQPISGSGAVVAMEREGAEGSAALSGESGEISWDVDIEEGGLYHLYVRYYPMEGRSEAIERALLIDGQLPFTEAERLLFPRAWGNKEERIRQDANGNDMRPSQVEIPAWEEVALSDADGYYEEPYRFYFAKGKHRITLRSVREPMLVDYLVLRPVKEIPAYADLRASYERLGYGKPAEGTLISVQGEDAAVKSSPTLYPLADRSSPATEPFHPKEIRLNTIGGNNWRIPGQSITWTFEAPQDGLYKIAVKYRQHFVQSLEVSRRLKIDGQVPFAEANRIGFKPGGGWQMMQLGNPEEPYLFYLTKGKHRLSLEVTLGEMTQHIRSVEQAVLELNQLYRKIIMITGGSPDPFRDYELQKRIPELHETFEAEGRRLQGVIGSMEQLYGGKGERMAVLNMVAFQLLDLAEDPESIAKRLDAFKSNIVALGTWMLTAKELPLEIDYLIVASEEARLPQADVSWLVNAEHGVRQFLLSFFTDYDAVGATDEEAEAVDVWVTGGRDQAQLIKSMIDTSFTPQTGIPVNLRLVDPAVLLPATLAGSGPDVALASSNVIDFAMRGALQDLSVFDSFQHVKQRFAASAFVPFEYEGGVYAIPEQQTFPMLFYRKDVLEEIGAEVPQTWEEMYALIPVLNKRQLSIGLTPDVTMDILLYQNGGSYYKDGGKVSGLDAEEALLAFKRWTDLYVNYKAPQQFDFINRFRIGEMPVGIADYTTYNSLVVFAPEIRGLWAFAPVPGTPESEGAIHRESASVTLGSVMFKRAKNKENAWAFIDWWTGKEAQLTFGRELEALMGAAARYPTANLEALRELPWPADDFERLMEQLEWVRGVPDVPGGYFTKRHLNNAFFEVLNKGANPRETLKDYARTINQEITVKRREFHLPTD, from the coding sequence ATGAGAGTTCGAGCCATCTGGAAACGAAGCTTGTTAGCCGTCCTATGCGGAGTGCTTGGCTGGGCCACACTGCTGCTGTTGCCTGATGGAAGCTTCGCGCCGCTAGCGGCAACGGACGCGGCAGTTAAGACTGTCTCTCCAGAGGAAGCCTTCGAGGGGAAGGAGGGCTCGTACGCCCGCTATCTTCAGGACCATGCAGACGAGCGTCTTCCCTCAGACGAGATACGGATTGAAGCAGAGCGGCAGCCGATCAGTGGTTCCGGCGCTGTCGTTGCCATGGAGCGCGAGGGGGCAGAAGGAAGCGCCGCTCTGTCCGGAGAGAGCGGCGAGATCAGCTGGGACGTCGACATCGAAGAGGGCGGCCTCTATCATCTCTACGTGCGCTATTACCCAATGGAAGGCCGAAGCGAGGCGATTGAGAGGGCGCTGCTCATCGACGGTCAGCTTCCGTTTACCGAAGCAGAGCGGTTGCTGTTTCCACGTGCTTGGGGCAACAAGGAGGAGCGCATCCGGCAGGATGCGAACGGAAACGACATGAGGCCGTCCCAGGTGGAAATCCCGGCATGGGAGGAGGTGGCGCTCTCCGATGCGGACGGCTATTATGAGGAACCTTACCGGTTTTATTTTGCCAAGGGAAAGCACAGGATTACACTCCGCTCCGTACGGGAGCCGATGCTGGTCGATTATTTGGTACTGCGCCCGGTCAAGGAAATACCCGCTTACGCCGACCTGCGGGCATCGTACGAGCGGCTCGGATACGGCAAACCGGCGGAAGGTACCTTGATCTCCGTGCAAGGTGAAGACGCTGCGGTCAAATCGAGCCCGACCTTGTATCCGCTTGCTGACCGGTCCAGCCCCGCCACCGAGCCGTTTCATCCAAAGGAAATCCGGCTGAATACGATTGGCGGCAACAATTGGCGCATCCCGGGACAATCCATTACGTGGACGTTCGAAGCGCCACAGGATGGACTGTACAAGATCGCCGTGAAGTATAGGCAGCATTTTGTCCAGTCCCTCGAAGTTTCACGGCGGCTCAAGATCGACGGCCAGGTTCCCTTCGCAGAAGCAAACCGTATCGGCTTCAAGCCGGGCGGTGGGTGGCAGATGATGCAGCTGGGCAATCCTGAAGAGCCTTATCTGTTCTATTTGACGAAAGGAAAGCACAGGCTATCGCTCGAAGTGACATTGGGCGAAATGACGCAGCATATCCGCAGCGTCGAGCAAGCCGTGCTGGAGCTGAACCAGCTGTACCGTAAAATCATTATGATTACTGGCGGGTCCCCTGACCCGTTCCGCGATTATGAGCTGCAGAAGCGGATTCCCGAGCTGCACGAGACATTCGAGGCGGAGGGCCGACGTCTTCAAGGCGTGATCGGAAGCATGGAGCAGCTGTACGGAGGCAAGGGTGAGCGGATGGCGGTGTTGAATATGGTCGCCTTTCAGCTGCTAGATCTGGCGGAAGACCCGGAATCGATCGCCAAGCGTCTGGATGCGTTCAAATCCAATATCGTCGCCTTGGGGACGTGGATGTTGACGGCGAAGGAACTGCCTTTGGAAATTGATTATTTGATCGTCGCTTCAGAAGAAGCCCGGCTTCCGCAAGCGGACGTATCGTGGCTGGTTAATGCGGAACACGGCGTCCGGCAGTTCCTTCTGTCGTTTTTCACCGATTACGATGCAGTCGGCGCGACCGACGAGGAGGCGGAGGCGGTAGACGTCTGGGTTACAGGGGGGCGGGATCAGGCCCAACTGATCAAATCGATGATCGACACCTCATTCACCCCGCAGACTGGCATTCCCGTCAATTTGCGGCTAGTCGACCCGGCGGTGCTGCTTCCAGCGACGCTGGCCGGCTCCGGGCCTGATGTGGCGCTCGCGTCTAGCAATGTCATCGATTTCGCCATGCGTGGCGCTTTGCAGGACCTGTCGGTCTTTGACTCGTTCCAGCATGTGAAGCAACGGTTTGCAGCCAGCGCGTTCGTCCCGTTCGAGTACGAAGGCGGGGTGTACGCTATCCCGGAGCAGCAGACGTTTCCGATGCTGTTCTACCGAAAAGACGTGCTGGAAGAGATCGGCGCAGAGGTGCCGCAGACATGGGAGGAAATGTATGCGCTTATCCCGGTGCTGAACAAGCGACAGCTGTCGATCGGATTGACGCCGGATGTGACAATGGACATTCTGTTGTACCAGAACGGCGGCTCGTATTACAAGGACGGAGGCAAGGTGTCGGGATTGGATGCAGAGGAAGCATTGTTGGCTTTCAAGCGGTGGACGGATCTATATGTCAACTACAAGGCACCGCAGCAATTCGATTTCATCAACCGGTTCCGCATCGGAGAGATGCCGGTGGGCATCGCGGACTACACAACCTACAATTCACTGGTCGTCTTCGCTCCGGAAATCCGCGGCTTATGGGCTTTCGCTCCTGTCCCGGGAACACCGGAAAGCGAAGGCGCAATCCATCGCGAAAGCGCGTCCGTCACGCTCGGCTCGGTCATGTTCAAGCGTGCGAAGAATAAGGAGAACGCCTGGGCGTTCATCGACTGGTGGACCGGCAAGGAAGCCCAGCTGACGTTCGGCCGGGAGCTGGAGGCGCTCATGGGCGCTGCAGCGCGGTATCCGACGGCCAATCTGGAGGCGCTGCGGGAGCTGCCTTGGCCAGCTGACGATTTTGAGCGGCTGATGGAGCAGCTGGAATGGGTACGCGGTGTTCCGGACGTGCCCGGTGGCTACTTCACGAAGCGCCATCTGAACAATGCGTTTTTCGAGGTGCTGAACAAAGGGGCCAATCCGCGCGAGACGCTGAAGGATTACGCGCGGACGATCAACCAGGAAATTACGGTCAAACGTCGCGAATTTCATTTGCCAACGGATTAG
- a CDS encoding sugar ABC transporter permease produces the protein MSKQTKAGAAPFRTERPTRFRRLLLELKASRKDYMMLAPFFAIFFTFTVLPVLMSMLLSLTDFNMLAFPNWVGLNNYARLFINDEVFLIAVKNTILLATITGPISYLACFVLAWLINEVSPKIRAFVTLVFYAPSLSGNAFIVWKLLFANDSYGFINAFLLRNRIIMEPILWLSDINYILPILIIVQLWLSLGTSFLAFIAGLQGMDKTLFEAGAIDGIRNRWQELWYITLPSMRPQLMFGAVIQITASFAIAEVSTQIAGFPSVQYAGHTIVTHLDDYGGIRYEMGYASAIATVLFALMLGSNLLVQRLLKKVGE, from the coding sequence CTGTCTAAACAGACGAAGGCAGGCGCGGCGCCGTTTCGGACGGAGCGTCCGACTCGATTCCGCAGGCTGCTGCTCGAGTTGAAGGCGAGCCGGAAGGATTATATGATGCTGGCGCCGTTCTTCGCCATCTTCTTCACATTTACGGTCCTGCCTGTTCTCATGTCTATGCTGCTCAGCCTGACGGATTTCAATATGCTGGCGTTCCCGAACTGGGTCGGGCTTAACAACTATGCCCGTTTGTTTATTAACGACGAAGTGTTCCTCATTGCGGTGAAGAATACGATCCTGCTCGCGACGATTACCGGCCCGATCAGCTATCTGGCCTGTTTTGTCCTGGCCTGGCTGATCAACGAAGTGTCGCCGAAGATCCGCGCCTTCGTCACGCTTGTGTTCTACGCCCCGTCCTTGTCGGGCAACGCCTTTATCGTCTGGAAGCTGCTGTTTGCGAATGATTCCTACGGCTTCATCAATGCCTTCCTGCTGCGCAACCGTATCATTATGGAGCCCATATTGTGGCTGTCCGACATCAACTACATCCTGCCGATTCTGATCATCGTGCAGCTTTGGCTCAGTCTGGGCACAAGTTTTCTGGCGTTCATCGCAGGACTGCAGGGGATGGACAAAACGCTGTTCGAAGCCGGCGCAATCGACGGCATCCGTAACCGTTGGCAAGAGCTGTGGTATATCACACTCCCGTCAATGCGTCCGCAGCTTATGTTTGGCGCGGTTATCCAAATTACAGCTTCATTCGCAATTGCCGAGGTTTCGACCCAGATCGCCGGGTTTCCGAGCGTGCAGTACGCAGGCCACACCATCGTCACCCATCTGGACGATTATGGCGGTATCCGGTACGAGATGGGTTATGCATCGGCGATCGCGACCGTGCTGTTCGCCTTGATGCTGGGCTCCAATTTGCTTGTTCAAAGACTGCTCAAGAAAGTCGGTGAATAA
- a CDS encoding carbohydrate ABC transporter permease: protein MATIRIRRNRRWNRSLAVDLLLFLALAGVGAFMVLPLLFVVSNAFKPLDEIFRFPPRFFVRYPTLRNFTELYYLLSSFWVPYTRYIFNTVFIAVVGTAGHVILASLAAYPLAKRRFRGRGALFTIVVLSLMFSGHVTAIPNYMTMSWLGLLDSYWAVIIPALGSSLGLFLMKQFMEQMVPDALLEAARIDGCSEYRILWRVVMPIVKPAWMTLIIFSFQGLWGAGGTGKIYIYSEQLKTLDHALGQILAGGIVRTGPSMAATLLMISVPIAIFIISQSNVIQTMSTSGMKD from the coding sequence TTGGCGACGATACGGATTCGACGTAATCGAAGATGGAACCGTTCGCTTGCCGTCGACCTTCTGCTGTTTCTGGCGCTTGCTGGCGTCGGCGCCTTTATGGTGCTGCCGCTGCTGTTTGTCGTCAGCAACGCGTTTAAGCCACTCGACGAGATCTTCCGGTTCCCGCCGAGGTTTTTCGTCCGGTACCCGACGCTGCGAAACTTTACGGAATTATATTATTTGCTGTCCTCATTCTGGGTGCCATATACGCGCTATATATTCAACACTGTCTTTATCGCGGTCGTCGGCACGGCGGGCCATGTCATACTGGCGTCTTTGGCCGCTTACCCGCTGGCCAAACGCCGCTTCCGGGGGCGAGGCGCGCTTTTTACCATCGTTGTCCTTTCCCTCATGTTTTCCGGGCATGTGACAGCCATTCCCAACTACATGACGATGTCGTGGCTCGGCCTGCTGGACAGCTATTGGGCGGTCATCATCCCGGCGCTCGGCTCTTCGCTCGGACTGTTCCTGATGAAGCAGTTTATGGAGCAAATGGTACCGGACGCGCTGCTTGAGGCAGCCCGCATCGACGGCTGCAGCGAGTATCGGATCTTATGGCGGGTTGTGATGCCGATCGTCAAACCGGCCTGGATGACGCTCATCATTTTCTCCTTCCAAGGGTTGTGGGGCGCGGGCGGCACCGGCAAAATCTACATCTACAGCGAACAGCTCAAGACACTCGATCATGCGCTCGGGCAAATATTGGCGGGCGGCATCGTGCGCACGGGACCCTCGATGGCTGCAACGCTGCTCATGATCTCAGTGCCGATTGCGATCTTCATTATCTCGCAGAGCAACGTTATCCAAACGATGTCGACATCCGGTATGAAAGATTGA
- a CDS encoding YIP1 family protein, whose amino-acid sequence MRGGGTKGMNRIWLPLLVMLVLALASPPLADAAPYYGYHYSSDGEAVPAPLPYMPDKVIYGSTVNAEAFNNPEDLFVGPDRRVYIADTGNDRVVVVDENWRLVRIIDSFQREGKADAFNKPQGVFVDKEHHIHVADTQNGRIVELDGEGKLVRIVGPPESETLRADFKFLPTKLALDSAGRLFAVSQGVFDGIVEFDANGAFSGFFGKNPVRFNAADLFWKQLATDAQRRQMALYVPIEFNNLAIDAEQFVYATATENRTTIDMVKRLNPSGINVLRQDGMIPVMGDLRSTRSGSFGGSSTLISIDVDADQIYLVLDSKRGRTFAYDYDGNLLFQFGQIGDKVGNFRGPADVAWFGRDILVLDRALNRLTLFKPTRYGSLMLDAASAYYNGKEEQAARLWREASKLNGNLELAHIGIGKAQLEEGNYEAAMASFKFGDSRPYFSKAFAGYRKAFLWNNFAWLFACLAATIAVFVLVKRFAPKRSSDDEYGPVRTALLTTVRPFKQFWELKYEGKGRLWVALTIVALVGFIFVLRAFYSGYLVSGGHWERINSVKEFAFIVIPFLVWCVANWSLTTLMDGEGTFKEIVIASGYAMLPLLLASTLQLAFGWMITLQELSFYSLFGTIGVLWFAGLLFVATLTVHQYTPLKTVVTMVLTVVVIAIIVFLALLVFSLIQQLVVFILTVYQELSLRI is encoded by the coding sequence TTGAGAGGGGGGGGGACAAAAGGAATGAATCGGATATGGCTGCCGCTTCTCGTTATGCTTGTCCTTGCTCTGGCATCGCCCCCGCTAGCCGATGCGGCTCCCTATTACGGCTATCATTACTCCTCTGACGGAGAGGCCGTTCCGGCTCCGCTGCCGTATATGCCGGATAAGGTCATCTATGGCTCGACTGTGAATGCGGAGGCCTTCAATAATCCGGAGGATCTGTTTGTCGGGCCGGACAGGCGCGTCTATATCGCGGATACGGGCAACGACCGCGTTGTCGTGGTGGACGAAAATTGGCGGCTCGTCCGGATTATCGATTCCTTCCAGCGCGAAGGCAAGGCCGATGCGTTCAATAAGCCGCAAGGCGTCTTCGTCGACAAGGAGCATCATATTCACGTGGCAGACACGCAGAATGGGCGGATCGTCGAGCTGGACGGGGAAGGGAAGCTCGTGCGTATCGTAGGGCCGCCTGAGTCCGAGACGCTTCGCGCGGATTTTAAATTTTTGCCAACAAAGCTGGCACTCGACTCTGCGGGGCGGCTGTTCGCGGTCAGTCAGGGGGTGTTCGACGGCATCGTAGAATTTGATGCGAATGGGGCTTTCAGCGGCTTTTTTGGCAAAAATCCGGTCCGCTTCAACGCGGCAGACCTGTTCTGGAAGCAGCTCGCGACCGATGCGCAGCGCCGGCAAATGGCGCTGTACGTCCCGATCGAATTCAACAATCTGGCTATCGACGCCGAACAATTCGTCTATGCGACGGCAACGGAGAACCGAACTACGATTGATATGGTGAAGCGACTCAATCCATCGGGTATCAACGTTCTAAGGCAGGATGGCATGATCCCGGTTATGGGAGATTTGCGCTCGACGCGTTCCGGCAGCTTCGGTGGCAGCTCTACGCTGATCTCCATCGATGTTGACGCCGACCAGATCTACCTGGTACTGGACTCCAAGCGAGGCCGCACATTCGCCTACGATTATGACGGGAATCTGCTGTTCCAGTTCGGCCAAATCGGCGATAAGGTCGGCAATTTCCGCGGGCCGGCGGATGTAGCCTGGTTCGGACGGGACATTCTCGTGCTCGACCGCGCACTGAACAGGCTTACGTTGTTCAAGCCGACACGCTACGGCTCGCTTATGCTTGATGCGGCATCGGCTTACTACAATGGCAAGGAAGAGCAAGCGGCAAGGCTGTGGCGCGAAGCGAGCAAGCTTAACGGCAATCTTGAGCTTGCCCATATCGGCATAGGGAAGGCCCAACTGGAGGAGGGGAACTACGAAGCGGCGATGGCGAGTTTCAAGTTCGGCGATTCGCGCCCGTATTTTTCCAAGGCGTTCGCCGGCTACCGCAAAGCGTTCCTGTGGAACAACTTTGCCTGGCTGTTTGCTTGCCTCGCCGCTACCATCGCGGTCTTTGTCCTCGTCAAGCGTTTCGCGCCAAAGCGATCATCGGATGACGAGTATGGGCCAGTCCGCACCGCGCTGCTTACGACCGTCAGACCGTTCAAGCAGTTCTGGGAATTGAAATATGAAGGGAAGGGTAGGCTCTGGGTCGCGTTGACTATCGTCGCGCTAGTCGGCTTCATCTTTGTCCTGCGCGCCTTCTACTCCGGCTATCTCGTCTCGGGCGGGCATTGGGAACGGATCAACAGTGTGAAGGAATTCGCCTTCATCGTTATACCGTTTCTGGTCTGGTGCGTGGCCAACTGGTCGCTGACGACGCTTATGGACGGAGAAGGGACGTTCAAGGAGATCGTTATCGCGAGCGGTTATGCCATGCTGCCGTTGCTGCTGGCCAGCACGCTGCAGCTGGCTTTCGGCTGGATGATTACCTTGCAGGAGTTGAGCTTCTACTCGTTATTTGGAACGATCGGCGTACTGTGGTTTGCCGGTCTGCTGTTCGTGGCCACGCTGACGGTGCATCAGTACACGCCGCTAAAGACTGTCGTGACGATGGTTTTGACGGTCGTAGTTATTGCCATCATCGTTTTTTTGGCCCTATTGGTGTTTAGCTTGATTCAGCAACTGGTTGTCTTTATTTTGACGGTCTACCAGGAATTATCATTACGGATATGA